A region from the Oceanidesulfovibrio marinus genome encodes:
- a CDS encoding sigma-54-dependent transcriptional regulator — translation MSTILIVDDDAQLRRSFSKLLADRGYVVETAASGEQCLERAGQGGVDLVIQDVRLPGMDGLETFSRLRELEPTPQVIVMTAFGTMETAVEATKLGAYDYVLKPFDIPTMLDLIEKALEAGERRRDMAEKAGMEPRASMDAVLGRSAAMQEVYKSIGRVAPTDATVLVRGESGTGKELVARAIYQYSSRANKPFSVINCVAIPETLLESELFGYEKGAFTGASSRRIGKIELAQRGTVFLDEIGDMPLAIQAKILRLLQEKTIERLGGGEAIPVDVRIIAATNRDLEKAVREGTFREDLYFRLKVVTLMLPPLRERHDDIPLLARHFLSLHAQEMDLSNPGLTQEAESALLRYPWPGNVRELSNCLQKAIIFSKGAPLSGKEVESSLRHPAAKGTAEAAPRDAMKRWVQNALLSSQAEKPYENAMDAMSSLLIQSALEMTDGNKTRAAKLLGLTRPTLLAKIDKHRLALSAKVTGPGS, via the coding sequence ATGAGCACCATACTTATTGTAGACGACGACGCGCAGCTGAGACGCAGCTTCAGCAAGCTGCTGGCGGACCGCGGATACGTGGTGGAGACGGCCGCCTCGGGCGAGCAATGCCTGGAGCGGGCCGGACAAGGCGGCGTGGACCTGGTGATCCAGGACGTCCGGCTGCCCGGCATGGACGGCCTGGAGACTTTCAGCCGGCTGCGCGAGCTGGAGCCCACGCCCCAGGTCATCGTGATGACCGCCTTTGGCACCATGGAAACCGCCGTGGAGGCCACCAAGCTCGGGGCCTATGATTATGTGCTCAAGCCCTTCGACATCCCCACCATGCTCGACCTCATCGAGAAGGCGCTGGAAGCCGGAGAGCGGCGCAGGGACATGGCCGAGAAGGCCGGCATGGAGCCACGCGCCAGCATGGACGCGGTGCTGGGCCGCTCCGCCGCCATGCAGGAGGTATACAAGTCCATCGGCCGGGTCGCGCCCACGGACGCCACGGTGCTCGTCCGCGGCGAGTCCGGCACGGGCAAGGAGCTGGTGGCGCGCGCCATCTACCAGTACAGCTCCCGCGCCAACAAGCCCTTCAGCGTCATCAACTGCGTGGCCATCCCGGAGACCCTGCTGGAGAGCGAGCTCTTCGGCTACGAGAAAGGCGCCTTCACCGGCGCGTCCTCCCGCCGCATCGGCAAGATCGAGCTGGCCCAGCGCGGCACCGTGTTCCTGGACGAGATCGGGGACATGCCCTTGGCCATCCAGGCCAAAATCCTGCGCCTGTTGCAGGAAAAGACCATCGAACGCCTGGGCGGGGGCGAGGCCATACCCGTGGATGTGCGCATCATCGCCGCCACCAACCGTGACCTGGAAAAGGCCGTGCGGGAAGGCACCTTCCGCGAGGACCTCTACTTCCGGCTCAAGGTCGTTACCCTGATGCTGCCGCCGCTGCGGGAGCGGCACGACGACATCCCCCTGCTGGCGCGGCACTTCCTCAGCCTGCACGCCCAGGAAATGGACCTCTCCAATCCGGGGCTGACGCAGGAAGCCGAGTCCGCCCTGCTGCGCTACCCCTGGCCGGGCAACGTGCGCGAACTCTCCAACTGCCTGCAGAAGGCCATCATCTTCAGCAAGGGCGCGCCGCTCAGTGGCAAGGAGGTGGAGTCCTCCCTGCGCCATCCGGCGGCCAAAGGCACTGCCGAGGCTGCGCCCCGGGACGCGATGAAGCGCTGGGTGCAGAACGCCCTGCTCTCCTCGCAGGCGGAAAAGCCATACGAGAACGCCATGGACGCCATGTCCTCGCTGCTCATCCAGAGCGCCCTGGAGATGACCGACGGCAACAAGACCCGCGCGGCCAAGCTCCTGGGGCTCACCCGGCCCACGCTGCTGGCCAAGATAGACAAGCACCGCCTGGCGTTGAGCGCCAAGGTGACCGGTCCGGGCTCCTGA
- a CDS encoding sensor histidine kinase — MRILGLRSRIFILLGILVAVNLTGALVTLWYVQRTQSLFARTMEQGAEALDAAQEMQRALLSQRGYVSYYFIDGDESWLELLAKSKEDFETWWRASFDMARTEDERNMLFAIEREYVRYSVLKERVINLFMEGQRERGVRLHADARKRFFEVNSLCSKFKQQQKQNITTLIAEYRDQFRLLSWLAWSAIPAAAILGLLLAIIIIRRVLAPIHRLTDVLSNSADKTAKEASVADEVEYLGDRIQLLLKDVGQAQDKLAKSREDLLQAEKLATIGRLAAGVAHSVRNPLTSVKMRLFTLERSLPLTTETREDLEVIGEEIDFIDTILKNFLEFSRPPKLKPQPVSPSAVVDQALQLLRHKVDSMRIDVTVNREAPLQLVLGDPDQLKEVLVNLIINAMEAMGEGGSITIDEEEGVIEPYGRVDIIRVTDTGPGLPPNVQAKLFEPFTSTKEDGTGLGLAISKRIVEEHGGWLHATSEPGRGATFVIGLPRMEQSA; from the coding sequence ATGCGTATTCTCGGCCTGCGGAGTCGCATCTTCATCCTGCTCGGCATCCTGGTGGCGGTGAACCTCACCGGCGCCCTGGTCACCTTGTGGTACGTGCAGCGCACGCAGTCCCTGTTCGCCCGCACCATGGAGCAAGGGGCCGAAGCCCTGGACGCGGCCCAGGAGATGCAACGCGCCCTGCTCTCCCAGCGCGGCTACGTGAGCTACTACTTCATAGACGGCGACGAGAGCTGGCTGGAGCTGCTGGCCAAGTCCAAAGAAGACTTCGAGACATGGTGGCGCGCCTCCTTCGACATGGCGCGCACCGAGGACGAGCGGAACATGCTCTTCGCCATCGAGCGGGAGTATGTCCGCTACTCCGTGCTCAAGGAGCGGGTCATCAACCTGTTCATGGAAGGGCAGCGCGAGCGCGGCGTGCGCCTGCATGCCGATGCGCGCAAGCGGTTCTTCGAGGTCAACTCCCTCTGCAGCAAGTTCAAGCAGCAACAGAAGCAGAACATCACCACGCTCATCGCCGAGTACCGCGACCAGTTCCGGCTGCTGAGCTGGCTGGCATGGTCGGCCATTCCGGCGGCCGCCATCCTGGGCCTGCTGCTGGCCATCATCATTATCCGCCGGGTGCTGGCCCCCATCCACCGGCTCACGGACGTGCTCTCCAACAGCGCGGACAAGACGGCCAAGGAAGCGTCCGTGGCGGACGAGGTGGAGTACCTGGGCGACCGTATCCAGCTCCTGCTCAAGGACGTGGGCCAGGCGCAGGACAAGCTGGCCAAGAGCCGGGAGGATCTGCTCCAGGCCGAGAAGCTGGCGACCATCGGCCGTCTCGCCGCCGGCGTGGCGCACAGCGTGCGCAATCCGCTGACGTCCGTAAAGATGCGCCTCTTCACTCTGGAGCGCAGCCTGCCGCTGACCACGGAGACGCGCGAGGACCTTGAGGTCATCGGCGAGGAGATCGACTTCATCGACACCATCCTCAAGAACTTCCTGGAGTTCTCCCGCCCGCCCAAGCTGAAGCCGCAGCCGGTCAGCCCTTCGGCCGTGGTGGATCAGGCGCTCCAGCTTCTGCGCCACAAGGTAGACTCCATGCGCATCGACGTGACCGTGAACCGCGAGGCGCCGCTGCAGCTCGTGCTGGGCGACCCGGACCAGCTCAAGGAGGTCCTGGTCAACCTTATCATCAACGCCATGGAGGCCATGGGCGAGGGCGGCTCCATCACCATTGACGAGGAGGAAGGCGTGATCGAGCCCTACGGCCGGGTGGACATCATCCGCGTGACCGACACCGGGCCGGGCCTGCCGCCCAACGTCCAGGCCAAGCTTTTCGAGCCCTTCACCAGCACCAAGGAGGACGGCACCGGCCTCGGCCTGGCCATCTCCAAGCGCATTGTGGAGGAGCACGGCGGCTGGCTGCACGCCACCTCGGAACCGGGCCGCGGCGCCACCTTTGTCATCGGCCTGCCCAGAATGGAGCAATCGGCATGA